One segment of Brassica napus cultivar Da-Ae chromosome C3, Da-Ae, whole genome shotgun sequence DNA contains the following:
- the LOC106405181 gene encoding protein RALF-like 4, producing MGGVKLLFIFGLLVLAMVAKSVNATYPLTKSCINGQGCIGDDDELESLMDSETNRRQLARGRRYIGYDALKKNNVPCNRRGRSYYDCKKRRRNNPYRRGCSAITHCYRYAK from the coding sequence atGGGTGGTGTTAAGTTGTTATTCATCTTTGGCCTCTTGGTTTTAGCCATGGTAGCCAAATCTGTCAATGCAACCTATCCATTGACTAAATCTTGCATCAACGGGCAAGGTTGCATCGGGGACGATGATGAACTCGAATCTCTAATGGATTCAGAGACAAACCGTCGTCAGCTTGCTAGAGGACGTCGTTACATTGGATACGATGCTCTCAAAAAGAACAACGTGCCTTGCAATAGACGTGGCCGATCTTACTATGATtgcaagaagaggagaaggaacaATCCTTACAGGCGTGGATGCAGCGCGATCACGCATTGCTATAGGTACGCTAAATGA
- the LOC106381655 gene encoding VQ motif-containing protein 4, giving the protein MENSPRYRDASTNPNPSPRCSSSSTESNKPPITPTRNLTPRSESGNPYPTTFVQADTTSFKQVVQMLTGSSDRPKHHNNNNTSSLKPDPRSSSPSQFSIPPIKAVPNKKQSSGFRLYERRNSMKNLKINPLNPVFNPVNSAFSPRKPEILSPSILSPSILDFPSLVLSPVTPLVPDPFNRSGSSNRSPDDVEEKAMKEKGFYLHPSPAPATTPMDQEPRLLPLFPVTSPRVSGSSTAS; this is encoded by the coding sequence ATGGAGAATTCTCCGAGATACAGAGATGCTTCGACGAATCCGAATCCATCTCCCCGATGCAGTAGCAGCAGCACTGAAAGCAACAAGCCACCCATAACTCCGACCCGAAACCTAACCCCAAGATCCGAATCCGGAAACCCGTACCCGACAACTTTCGTCCAAGCCGATACCACTTCCTTCAAGCAAGTCGTCCAGATGCTAACCGGATCCTCAGACAGACCCAAAcaccacaacaacaacaacacatcgTCTCTTAAACCCGACCCGAGATCCTCCTCTCCTTCCCAATTCTCTATCCCTCCGATCAAAGCCGTCCCCAACAAGAAACAGTCTTCAGGGTTCCGTCTCTACGAGCGCCGTAACTCGATGAAGAACCTCAAAATCAACCCGTTAAACCCGGTTTTCAACCCGGTTAACTCGGCTTTCTCCCCCCGGAAACCCGAGATCCTCTCTCCGAGCATCCTCTCTCCGAGCATCCTCGATTTCCCGTCTCTCGTACTCAGCCCGGTTACTCCTCTTGTACCCGACCCGTTTAATCGATCCGGGTCATCGAATCGGAGCCCCGACGACGTGGAAGAGAAGGCGATGAAAGAGAAGGGGTTTTATTTGCATCCGTCTCCGGCTCCGGCGACAACTCCGATGGATCAAGAGcctcgtcttcttcctctgtttccgGTGACTTCTCCTAGAGTCTCAGGTTCTTCTACAGCTTCATGA
- the LOC125583190 gene encoding uncharacterized protein LOC125583190, which translates to MSSFIPSDYKALDLSGDNYLDWAINTSAVLKSRGLGKCIKYGNDTLACERHRAIMIMRHHLCEDLRDEFGYVNDPHNLWSFLNSRFCEPLLHESKKKWEALRFQDYESVDNYHSDLMRITYSLRLCGELVTNEDLLNKTRDTFHSEEVLLSHQAKGFTTYYDLFSYLLDIEQKKQKRMDNIRRFNDIMEIYYEVLDSEMKIPEANKATFDKKRSEEDSEWTLMDHEVGLYIE; encoded by the coding sequence atgtcgagttTCATACCCTCAGATTACAAAGCCCttgatctctctggagataattatcttgATTGGGCTATAAACACTTCAGCCGTcttgaagtctagaggacttgGGAAGTGCATCAAGTATGGCAATGACACCCTTGCGTGTGAAAGACACAGAGCCATAATGATTATGCGACACCATCTCTGTGAGGACCTAAGAGACGAGTTTGGATATGTTAATGATCCTCATAATCTCTGGTCATTTTTGAATTCTAGATTCTGTGAGCCATTGTTGCacgaatccaaaaaaaaatgggAAGCTCTAAGGTTCCAGGATTATGAATCCGTGGACAATTATCACTCTGATCTTATGAGAATCACCTATAGTCTTAGACTATGTGGTGAATTGGTAACAAACGAGGATTTGTTAAACAAAACTCGTGACACATTCCATTCAGAGGAAGTGTTGTTATCACATCAGGCCaaaggtttcaccacctatTATGACCTGTTctcatatttattagacattgagCAAAAGAAGCAGAAAAGGATGGATAACATCAGACGGTTTAATGACATCATGGAGATATATTATGAAGTACTAGACAGTGAGATGAAAATCCCTGAAGCTAATAAAGCCACATTTGATAAGAAGAGATCTGAGGAGGATTCCGAGTGGACACTCATGGACCATGAGGTCGGattatacattgaataa